From the Solibacillus sp. FSL R5-0449 genome, one window contains:
- a CDS encoding transcriptional regulator, whose translation MNKAIPYTSQSLIGIIVPEILQDTIKEALRGFPNIQPHYYLTQDFIMTDELQRFIYEYEMLVAADPYIFQQLKFYDSSLQLYQINSRALQLYELLLTHKIQNEQKQYCFDLLQQSTILSITHQLHHKIDYVFSEGETVDAILENHIKHAEQGYFPVTTIASVYESLSERNIECRYLIPTKQELIVAFERVLLASKGRQNKESQIVYGLIQFEAIANQDQSKVEQILKQFTQQMDGHLIMLNPLQYSFITTRGQFERETLGYKHLPLLSRFKEELKINCTIGIGFGINANDSGRHAKQALYQANENGPNLCYIVREDNSVIGPIDTTVFINYEQYPLVITDVKLLERAEKAGMSASYISKLMGRIMKHQKFIYTAEELAQTLNITLRSANRILLKWLDAGLVDIIGEEKVAHRGRPKRIYYIQFLEDIKNQ comes from the coding sequence ATGAATAAGGCCATTCCGTATACCTCGCAAAGTTTAATAGGAATTATTGTCCCTGAAATTTTGCAGGATACAATTAAAGAAGCATTACGTGGATTCCCTAATATCCAACCACATTATTATTTAACACAGGACTTTATAATGACGGACGAGTTACAGCGGTTCATCTATGAATATGAAATGCTTGTCGCTGCAGATCCTTATATTTTTCAGCAGTTGAAATTCTATGATTCATCTTTGCAGCTTTATCAAATTAATAGCAGAGCGCTTCAGCTATACGAATTGCTGTTAACCCATAAAATACAGAATGAACAGAAACAGTATTGTTTTGACCTGCTGCAACAAAGCACCATATTGTCGATTACACATCAGTTGCACCATAAAATTGACTATGTGTTTTCTGAAGGTGAAACGGTTGATGCCATACTGGAAAATCATATAAAGCATGCTGAACAAGGCTATTTCCCGGTTACCACAATTGCCTCTGTCTATGAATCATTAAGTGAACGTAATATCGAATGTCGCTATTTAATTCCAACAAAGCAGGAACTGATCGTCGCTTTTGAGCGGGTCTTATTGGCTTCTAAAGGGCGACAAAACAAGGAAAGCCAAATCGTATACGGTTTGATTCAATTTGAAGCGATTGCCAACCAGGATCAGTCGAAAGTGGAGCAAATACTAAAGCAGTTCACGCAGCAAATGGATGGTCATTTAATTATGCTGAATCCGCTGCAATACAGTTTTATTACGACCCGTGGGCAATTTGAGCGTGAAACATTAGGTTACAAGCATTTGCCGCTGCTTTCCCGTTTCAAAGAAGAGCTGAAAATCAATTGCACAATCGGTATCGGCTTTGGAATCAATGCAAATGATTCCGGCCGTCATGCCAAACAGGCTCTCTACCAGGCAAATGAAAATGGACCAAACCTATGCTATATCGTGCGAGAAGATAATAGTGTGATCGGTCCGATTGATACGACCGTTTTTATTAACTATGAACAGTACCCGCTAGTCATAACAGATGTGAAGTTATTGGAGCGGGCTGAAAAAGCCGGGATGTCTGCTTCGTATATATCCAAATTAATGGGCCGTATTATGAAACATCAAAAGTTTATTTATACGGCTGAAGAACTTGCCCAAACATTGAACATTACTTTACGCAGCGCCAATCGCATCCTGTTAAAGTGGCTGGATGCGGGGCTTGTCGATATTATCGGCGAGGAAAAGGTAGCCCACCGCGGTCGTCCTAAAC